In Phaeobacter piscinae, one genomic interval encodes:
- the rpmF gene encoding 50S ribosomal protein L32 encodes MAVQQNKVSKSRRNNRRAHDALVAANPNECGNCGELKRPHHVCPSCGHYDEKEIVAAADEIDMDEDAA; translated from the coding sequence ATGGCTGTCCAACAGAACAAAGTATCCAAGTCGCGTCGCAACAACCGCCGCGCGCACGATGCACTGGTTGCTGCAAACCCGAACGAATGCGGCAACTGCGGCGAGCTGAAGCGCCCGCACCACGTTTGCCCCTCCTGCGGCCACTACGACGAGAAAGAAATCGTCGCAGCCGCTGACGAGATCGACATGGACGAAGACGCGGCCTAA
- the plsX gene encoding phosphate acyltransferase PlsX has translation MAGKPDQMQKNAGRIVISVDAMGGDAGPAVVVAGIAMSADKNPDLGFILHGPEDQLKPLVAKKRILNGRVEFRDARDVVTMEDKPSQVMRNGKGTSMWSALDSVKQGEAAGAVSCGNTGALMALSMLRLRKLPGVNRPAIAILWPSRNPQGFNVMLDVGADVRADAQDLLQYALMGTSYVRNSMDIPRPRVGLLNVGTEEHKGHADLKEAYGLISDHSDNGSFDFVGFVEGSDIPGDVADVIVTDGFTGNVAIKTGEGTASLMRVALREAFEYSFLSKIAALLAMTSLKRLSKRLDPRRVNGGVFLGLNGTVVKSHGGADATGVSAAVKLAFRLAQQGFAEKLAARVASSVALTQDKPAQMDETPTDQAPTKKD, from the coding sequence ATGGCGGGTAAACCCGATCAGATGCAGAAGAATGCCGGCCGCATAGTCATTTCGGTTGACGCCATGGGCGGAGATGCCGGCCCCGCAGTTGTGGTGGCCGGCATTGCTATGTCCGCCGACAAGAACCCCGATCTGGGGTTCATCCTGCATGGTCCCGAAGATCAGCTGAAACCACTCGTCGCCAAGAAACGCATCCTCAATGGACGCGTGGAATTCCGCGATGCCCGCGACGTGGTCACCATGGAGGACAAACCCTCTCAGGTGATGCGCAACGGCAAGGGCACGTCGATGTGGTCGGCGCTCGACTCAGTCAAACAGGGCGAAGCCGCCGGTGCCGTCTCCTGCGGCAACACCGGCGCGCTGATGGCGCTGTCGATGCTGCGCCTGCGCAAACTGCCCGGCGTGAACCGTCCGGCGATTGCGATTCTCTGGCCGTCACGCAATCCGCAAGGCTTCAACGTGATGCTGGATGTCGGCGCCGATGTGCGTGCCGATGCGCAGGATCTGCTGCAATACGCCCTGATGGGCACCTCTTATGTGCGCAATTCGATGGATATCCCCCGCCCCCGCGTGGGTCTGTTGAATGTCGGCACCGAAGAACACAAAGGCCACGCCGATCTGAAAGAGGCCTACGGGCTGATCTCCGATCATTCGGACAACGGCAGTTTTGATTTCGTTGGCTTCGTCGAGGGCAGCGATATCCCCGGTGATGTGGCCGATGTGATTGTCACCGACGGGTTTACCGGCAATGTGGCGATCAAGACCGGCGAAGGCACCGCCAGCCTGATGCGTGTCGCGCTGCGCGAGGCGTTTGAATATTCCTTCCTGTCGAAGATTGCCGCGCTGCTGGCGATGACCTCGCTGAAGCGGCTCTCCAAACGGCTGGATCCGCGTCGGGTCAATGGCGGCGTGTTCCTTGGCCTCAATGGCACCGTGGTGAAATCCCACGGCGGCGCCGATGCCACCGGTGTCTCGGCGGCGGTCAAGCTGGCGTTCCGTCTCGCCCAGCAGGGGTTTGCAGAAAAACTGGCGGCACGGGTTGCATCCTCTGTGGCGCTTACCCAAGATAAACCAGCGCAAATGGACGAGACCCCAACCGACCAGGCGCCCACCAAAAAAGACTAA
- a CDS encoding MerR family transcriptional regulator — protein MSKSPDAFRTISEVAEWLGIQAHVLRFWESKFTQIKPVKRAGGRRYYRPADVELLGSIKILLHDKGLSIKDVQALLREHGPAHVAAMGAGDIPTAEAEATEPAPSTSETVIEGEVSPPEEIAVAEVQAEVQAEVSVEADGPADAAPQEAPTATEPPLAAPAEAAQVTETPAQSVQPAQAQPIQTQPGQVQPGQAQRAQVQPGQAQPGLAQPGLADPPPAAPSVSADPAAASPATGAPITAAPAAPSAAVPAADADAPSTSGPAAAAPTSAPAASAPLAPADPTPVAPPQGETPVAAQTETAPVAPATPAAEDGTSAAVEPAFSAAPGSPSMPAPSMPAADELAPAADPIDTAVAQTGSLHPPAAPTSETAIPAAPAPTGEMPGGVVGETPVGMTGGTPGDAASTHAAPTAAPMATPAASPPDPSPPPSAAMGASMADTAAPAPEATSESPAMAAQPGLPLDVADQTRDAAIIAGEGDATAPAEIDQDVDTTTDLDAPTPEQGQLWNATPEVSEVGGADPVAPLPTETEMAAEDVDAPLDAAELMAPAAETVTSVAPLEGDTVEGGAVEVEADPAPTDEPSLGPVAAGTDVETVAAVDETDAESASPWSDDDGSDRPVEDEPVRAAEAVAPQAPDLIADPETDSAAAAPLHDAPLHDAPLHDATETVEATAPETAEPEITDLETADPETPAPDAVAGGDVPDPVVFDQGDSPAPVVEALDSDPALADVVAPEQVAAIEAEPLAEPPLDLGDDLAEAEPLVSGMEVPPAEEQLVAATDAVDAVDTNADHQADDDEAPSPEDNPLAFADEAETPEPLADAPDLAEPAELPEMADDSAVTADAVDLDTLDLDAPTLDDSVVSDPVLSAPAVSDDLLEAPLTEDAALQEPEQVVADLADAEDAPLPEHTAAPSAEETPDVMAETLELPAPAELGDPVELAEPAEIGAPAELTETAPDLAPQADIPEVAAEITAEETTTALQSDLPEVTAPDPELCALGVQDAEPLEVTQAADMPEPEQDVSEPDGPALAEADLGDTDVAEIDLTEPAPVVADPLDQESVDADDGEDEGEPDLGAPDLINPELVGADPAEAKAPVGEEVAEEFAEEPKPLVIDIPDEAEPHAPQASGVLARLAGLDHLPADHIAEVRACAERLRAHQGAA, from the coding sequence ATGTCAAAATCACCAGACGCCTTCCGCACCATCAGCGAAGTAGCGGAGTGGCTGGGGATCCAGGCGCATGTCTTGCGTTTCTGGGAAAGCAAATTCACCCAGATCAAACCGGTCAAACGCGCAGGCGGGCGTCGGTACTATCGGCCTGCCGATGTTGAATTGCTGGGCAGCATCAAGATTTTGCTGCACGACAAGGGGCTGTCCATCAAGGATGTGCAGGCGCTGTTGCGCGAACATGGTCCCGCCCATGTGGCCGCCATGGGTGCCGGAGATATCCCCACCGCTGAGGCCGAGGCAACTGAACCTGCCCCCTCAACGAGTGAGACGGTGATTGAGGGAGAGGTAAGCCCGCCCGAGGAGATCGCCGTCGCCGAGGTTCAGGCTGAGGTTCAGGCTGAGGTCTCTGTCGAGGCGGATGGTCCAGCAGATGCAGCCCCGCAAGAGGCCCCCACAGCCACCGAACCGCCGCTGGCCGCACCGGCAGAGGCGGCGCAGGTGACAGAGACGCCAGCACAATCCGTGCAACCCGCGCAGGCTCAGCCGATACAGACCCAACCGGGACAGGTCCAACCCGGACAGGCGCAACGGGCGCAAGTCCAACCGGGTCAGGCGCAACCGGGACTGGCTCAACCGGGACTGGCGGATCCGCCCCCCGCCGCACCATCTGTCAGCGCCGACCCCGCTGCGGCCTCTCCCGCGACGGGCGCCCCGATTACTGCGGCTCCTGCGGCCCCGAGTGCAGCCGTCCCTGCTGCCGACGCAGATGCCCCCAGCACCTCGGGCCCCGCGGCCGCTGCCCCCACATCTGCCCCAGCTGCGTCTGCACCGCTGGCCCCGGCGGACCCGACACCTGTGGCGCCGCCGCAGGGTGAGACGCCTGTTGCAGCGCAGACAGAAACCGCGCCCGTAGCCCCGGCAACGCCTGCCGCTGAGGACGGGACCTCTGCCGCCGTGGAACCCGCGTTCAGCGCCGCGCCGGGGTCTCCCTCCATGCCCGCTCCCTCTATGCCGGCCGCTGATGAACTGGCTCCCGCCGCCGATCCGATTGACACTGCGGTGGCTCAGACCGGGTCGCTCCACCCGCCAGCCGCGCCCACCAGTGAAACGGCGATCCCTGCCGCGCCAGCGCCTACGGGCGAGATGCCAGGCGGGGTGGTCGGGGAAACACCGGTTGGGATGACAGGTGGCACACCCGGCGATGCGGCGAGCACGCATGCCGCGCCAACAGCGGCACCAATGGCAACACCTGCCGCCTCCCCACCGGACCCATCGCCCCCGCCTTCCGCTGCGATGGGTGCGTCGATGGCCGATACGGCTGCGCCCGCGCCAGAGGCCACGTCGGAAAGCCCCGCAATGGCAGCCCAACCGGGTCTGCCGCTGGATGTCGCGGATCAGACGCGTGATGCTGCGATCATCGCTGGCGAGGGTGATGCCACCGCCCCGGCTGAAATCGATCAAGACGTTGATACAACAACAGATCTTGATGCGCCCACGCCGGAACAGGGCCAGTTGTGGAATGCAACACCTGAGGTATCGGAGGTCGGAGGTGCGGACCCAGTTGCGCCCCTGCCGACTGAGACAGAGATGGCGGCGGAGGACGTTGATGCTCCCCTCGACGCGGCGGAGCTGATGGCCCCGGCTGCCGAGACCGTCACCTCGGTCGCCCCCTTGGAAGGTGACACTGTCGAAGGTGGCGCCGTGGAGGTTGAAGCTGATCCGGCGCCCACCGATGAGCCGAGCCTTGGTCCGGTGGCCGCGGGAACAGACGTGGAGACTGTGGCCGCAGTCGATGAAACCGACGCCGAGAGCGCCTCTCCCTGGAGCGATGACGATGGTTCAGACCGGCCTGTTGAGGATGAGCCGGTGCGTGCTGCGGAGGCTGTTGCACCGCAAGCGCCCGATCTGATCGCAGACCCTGAAACAGATTCCGCAGCTGCTGCGCCCTTGCATGATGCGCCCTTGCATGATGCGCCCCTGCATGATGCGACAGAGACGGTCGAGGCGACAGCACCGGAGACTGCGGAACCGGAAATTACCGATCTTGAAACTGCCGACCCAGAGACGCCGGCTCCTGATGCCGTGGCTGGAGGTGACGTGCCGGACCCGGTGGTTTTTGATCAGGGCGACAGCCCAGCCCCGGTGGTCGAGGCGTTGGACAGTGACCCTGCCCTTGCCGATGTGGTGGCGCCGGAACAGGTTGCGGCGATTGAGGCAGAGCCCCTTGCCGAACCGCCCTTAGATCTGGGAGATGACCTTGCGGAGGCCGAACCGCTGGTCTCAGGCATGGAGGTGCCACCCGCAGAAGAACAGTTGGTGGCTGCCACGGATGCGGTGGATGCTGTGGATACAAATGCCGACCATCAGGCGGATGACGACGAAGCCCCCTCCCCCGAAGACAATCCCTTGGCCTTTGCCGATGAGGCGGAGACGCCGGAGCCACTTGCCGATGCGCCGGATCTGGCTGAACCGGCAGAGCTGCCGGAGATGGCTGACGACAGCGCAGTGACAGCCGACGCGGTGGATCTGGACACCCTGGACCTGGATGCGCCGACGCTGGACGACAGCGTGGTCAGCGACCCGGTCCTGAGCGCGCCTGCGGTCTCCGATGATCTTCTGGAGGCGCCACTGACGGAGGACGCCGCGCTGCAGGAGCCGGAGCAGGTGGTGGCAGATCTTGCAGATGCAGAAGATGCGCCCCTGCCGGAGCATACTGCCGCACCATCCGCGGAAGAGACGCCGGATGTCATGGCTGAAACGCTGGAACTGCCCGCTCCGGCGGAGCTGGGAGACCCGGTGGAACTGGCGGAGCCTGCGGAGATTGGAGCGCCTGCGGAACTGACCGAGACGGCCCCGGACCTCGCGCCACAGGCGGACATCCCGGAGGTCGCGGCGGAGATCACTGCTGAGGAGACGACAACCGCGCTGCAGAGCGATCTGCCAGAGGTTACGGCGCCGGATCCAGAGCTGTGCGCACTTGGCGTGCAGGATGCGGAACCCCTTGAGGTCACACAGGCAGCTGACATGCCCGAACCAGAACAGGATGTTTCTGAACCGGATGGTCCCGCATTGGCGGAAGCCGACCTGGGTGACACGGATGTGGCCGAAATTGACCTGACGGAGCCTGCTCCGGTCGTGGCCGATCCCCTTGATCAGGAGAGTGTCGACGCGGACGACGGCGAGGACGAGGGCGAGCCAGATCTGGGCGCCCCGGACCTCATCAATCCGGAACTGGTGGGGGCGGATCCGGCGGAGGCTAAGGCCCCGGTCGGTGAAGAGGTCGCTGAGGAATTCGCTGAAGAGCCAAAACCGCTGGTGATTGACATTCCAGATGAGGCGGAGCCGCATGCGCCACAGGCGTCGGGCGTGCTGGCGCGACTGGCTGGGCTAGACCATCTGCCTGCCGATCACATCGCGGAGGTGCGGGCCTGCGCCGAGAGATTGCGCGCGCATCAGGGGGCGGCCTAG
- a CDS encoding sugar O-acetyltransferase: MSRSERQKMQAGDWYCCIDSELSVLRHQARLAVHQHNHRAPDAGEPLSPSLAALFAEHGQNCLIETPFHCAYGINITLGDQVYMNAGCTILDSAPVRIGDRSMLGPNVQIYCADHHRDPALRAKGLEVARPVTLGSDVWIGGGAIVLPGVTVNDGAIVGAGAVVTRDVEAGVRVVGNPARALPG; encoded by the coding sequence ATGAGCCGATCTGAGCGGCAAAAGATGCAGGCGGGCGACTGGTACTGTTGCATAGACAGCGAACTCTCGGTGTTGCGTCATCAGGCCCGTCTGGCGGTGCATCAGCACAATCACCGCGCCCCGGACGCCGGCGAACCCCTCAGCCCATCGCTGGCTGCGCTTTTCGCTGAACATGGACAAAACTGCCTGATCGAGACCCCGTTTCACTGCGCCTATGGGATCAATATTACGCTTGGCGATCAGGTCTATATGAATGCGGGCTGCACCATTCTGGATAGCGCCCCTGTGCGTATCGGGGACCGTAGCATGCTGGGGCCAAATGTGCAGATCTACTGCGCCGATCATCACCGCGATCCTGCGTTGCGCGCCAAGGGGTTAGAGGTCGCGCGCCCGGTCACGCTGGGGTCCGATGTCTGGATCGGCGGCGGTGCGATCGTCCTGCCCGGCGTCACTGTAAACGATGGCGCCATCGTCGGCGCTGGTGCCGTGGTGACACGGGATGTGGAAGCCGGGGTGAGGGTTGTCGGCAATCCGGCGCGGGCGCTGCCCGGCTGA
- a CDS encoding GNAT family N-acetyltransferase has protein sequence MLRDVIKPVGMTGDAEPETVLQGGRYRVRVIDGAEGALVHADLQQAQRLRGLCFGRPGLDAEALDARCRHLLVEDQASGRLVCCCRLLLLPDGAHLGVSYSAQRYDLTRLQSRTGPLLELGRFCIHPDWQDADILRLAWGALTAFVDQQGVELLFGCSSFRGTDPAAYSQALALLRLRHQAPPGQGVGVRSAEVLELAALDLPRVDVKQALQQMPPLLRTYLMMGGWVSDHVVIDRDLNTLHLFTGVEIAAIPAARKRLLRAVAGGFASHGA, from the coding sequence GTGTTGCGTGATGTGATCAAACCGGTCGGGATGACAGGTGATGCAGAGCCTGAGACGGTTTTGCAGGGCGGCCGCTACCGTGTCCGCGTCATTGATGGGGCGGAGGGCGCGTTGGTCCATGCGGATCTGCAACAGGCACAGCGCCTGCGTGGTCTGTGTTTTGGACGACCCGGACTGGATGCAGAGGCGCTGGATGCGCGCTGTCGGCATCTGTTGGTGGAAGATCAGGCCAGTGGCCGCTTGGTCTGTTGCTGCCGATTGCTGCTCTTGCCGGATGGCGCGCATCTTGGGGTCAGCTACTCAGCACAGCGCTATGATCTGACCCGATTGCAATCTCGTACTGGCCCGCTGCTGGAGCTGGGTCGGTTCTGCATCCATCCTGATTGGCAGGACGCGGACATTCTGCGGCTGGCCTGGGGCGCGCTGACGGCGTTTGTGGACCAGCAGGGCGTGGAGCTGCTGTTTGGCTGTTCGTCGTTCCGGGGCACGGATCCGGCGGCTTACTCTCAGGCACTGGCCCTGCTGAGGCTGCGCCATCAGGCCCCGCCGGGGCAGGGCGTCGGGGTGCGTTCGGCGGAGGTGCTGGAGCTGGCCGCATTGGACCTGCCCCGCGTGGACGTCAAACAGGCCCTGCAGCAGATGCCACCCCTGCTACGCACCTATCTGATGATGGGCGGCTGGGTCAGCGACCATGTGGTGATTGACCGTGATCTCAACACGTTGCATCTGTTTACGGGTGTTGAAATCGCCGCCATTCCCGCCGCGCGCAAACGTCTGCTGCGCGCTGTTGCCGGGGGCTTCGCCAGTCACGGGGCCTGA
- a CDS encoding ABC-F family ATP-binding cassette domain-containing protein: MSGISLTFGGDPVFADLDLVVQPGDRVALVGRNGSGKSTLMKVMAGLVEADAGSLVVPPGKSVGYMEQDPQMTGFATLGDFAASELDPGEMYKVERAGEGLKFDPARPVATASGGEKRRAALAKLMAEAPDLMLLDEPTNHLDIEAITWLENELKATRAGFVLISHDRAFLRALTRATLWVDRGQVRRQEKGFEAFEAWRDKIWEEEDQQRHKLNRLIKSESRWAVEGISARRKRNMGRVRALQDLKAERSSQIKRQGAAELALDAGPKSGRKVIEAAGLTKSYGDKAIVRDFSLKVQRGDRVAFVGPNGAGKTTLLKMLLGLEQPDAGTVQLGTNLELALFDQTRDQLDGDASLWENLTSDPLLGISGKADQVMVRGQPKHVVGYLKEFLFDEAQARAPVRSLSGGEKARLLLARLMARQSNLLVLDEPTNDLDVETLDLLQELLDSYDGTVLLVSHDRDFLDRVATTTIAMEGGGGATAYAGGWSDYLAQRGPVAGVAEKSEKPKVAKSKPKQEAQPKDGLSFKEKHRLEALPGEIERLEAEIAKLQQLMADPELFTREPVKFQKATDALVERQEKLSAAEEEWLELEEKSAG, from the coding sequence ATGTCCGGTATCTCCCTCACCTTTGGGGGCGATCCGGTGTTCGCGGATCTTGATCTGGTGGTGCAACCCGGTGACCGGGTGGCGCTGGTTGGGCGCAATGGCTCCGGCAAATCCACCCTGATGAAGGTGATGGCCGGTCTGGTCGAAGCTGACGCGGGGTCGCTGGTGGTGCCGCCCGGAAAATCTGTCGGCTATATGGAACAGGACCCGCAGATGACCGGCTTTGCCACGCTGGGCGATTTCGCGGCCTCCGAGTTGGACCCCGGCGAGATGTACAAGGTGGAGCGCGCAGGCGAGGGGCTGAAGTTCGATCCCGCGCGCCCGGTGGCGACGGCCTCTGGCGGTGAAAAGCGTCGCGCGGCGCTGGCCAAGCTGATGGCCGAGGCGCCGGATCTGATGTTGCTGGATGAGCCGACCAACCATCTGGATATTGAGGCAATCACCTGGCTTGAGAATGAGCTGAAGGCGACCCGCGCGGGGTTTGTGTTGATCTCGCACGACCGGGCGTTCCTGCGGGCGCTGACCCGCGCGACGCTATGGGTGGACCGGGGGCAGGTGCGCCGTCAGGAAAAGGGGTTTGAGGCCTTTGAGGCCTGGCGCGACAAGATCTGGGAAGAAGAAGACCAGCAGCGCCATAAGCTGAACCGGCTGATCAAATCCGAAAGCCGCTGGGCGGTGGAGGGCATCTCGGCCCGGCGCAAGCGCAATATGGGCCGGGTGCGCGCGCTTCAGGATCTGAAGGCGGAGCGGTCGAGCCAGATCAAACGACAGGGCGCTGCGGAGCTGGCGCTGGACGCAGGCCCGAAATCGGGCCGCAAGGTGATTGAGGCCGCAGGGCTGACGAAATCCTATGGCGACAAGGCGATTGTGCGGGACTTCTCCCTGAAGGTGCAGCGCGGGGATCGGGTTGCCTTTGTCGGGCCGAATGGTGCGGGCAAGACGACCCTGTTGAAGATGCTGCTGGGGCTGGAACAGCCTGACGCGGGGACGGTGCAGCTGGGCACCAATCTGGAGCTGGCGCTGTTTGATCAGACCCGTGATCAGCTGGACGGCGATGCCAGCCTTTGGGAAAACCTGACCTCTGACCCTCTGCTCGGGATTTCCGGCAAGGCGGATCAGGTGATGGTGCGGGGGCAGCCGAAACATGTGGTGGGCTATCTGAAGGAATTCCTGTTCGATGAGGCGCAGGCCCGCGCGCCGGTGCGGTCCCTGTCCGGGGGCGAAAAGGCGCGGTTGCTGCTGGCCCGGTTGATGGCCCGGCAGAGCAACCTGCTGGTCTTGGATGAACCGACCAACGATCTGGATGTCGAAACACTGGATCTGTTGCAGGAGCTGCTGGACAGCTACGACGGCACGGTTTTGCTGGTCAGCCACGACCGGGATTTTCTGGACCGTGTGGCCACCACCACCATCGCCATGGAAGGCGGCGGCGGGGCCACGGCCTATGCCGGCGGGTGGAGCGATTATCTGGCCCAGCGTGGCCCGGTGGCCGGGGTGGCGGAGAAATCCGAAAAACCCAAGGTGGCGAAATCAAAACCCAAGCAGGAGGCGCAGCCGAAGGACGGTCTGAGCTTCAAGGAAAAACACCGGCTGGAGGCCTTGCCCGGAGAGATCGAGCGGCTGGAGGCGGAGATCGCCAAATTGCAACAGCTGATGGCCGATCCTGAGCTGTTCACCCGCGAGCCGGTGAAGTTTCAAAAAGCCACCGATGCGCTGGTGGAGCGGCAGGAAAAACTCTCCGCCGCTGAGGAAGAATGGCTGGAGCTGGAAGAGAAATCTGCGGGCTGA
- a CDS encoding YceD family protein has translation MSESTAFRVADLPQNRATTFELRPDTATMKALAQELGVDDLRKLRFAGEIRALGKRDWELVADLGATVVQPCVVTLDPVTSRIDQKVRRSFIAGMVHPDSEEEVEMPEDDTSEPLGSHISPQEVMVEALALALPQYPRKDGAELGESVHAEPGVAPMRDEDTKPFAGLAALRDQLDGGGED, from the coding sequence ATGTCTGAGAGCACCGCTTTTCGGGTCGCTGACCTCCCGCAAAACCGCGCAACCACCTTTGAACTGCGCCCTGATACCGCCACGATGAAGGCGCTCGCCCAGGAGCTTGGCGTTGATGATCTGCGCAAGCTGCGCTTTGCCGGAGAGATCCGCGCCCTGGGCAAACGCGACTGGGAACTGGTGGCGGATCTGGGGGCGACCGTGGTGCAGCCCTGCGTGGTGACGCTGGATCCGGTGACCAGCCGCATCGACCAGAAGGTGCGCCGCAGCTTCATCGCGGGGATGGTGCATCCCGACAGCGAGGAAGAGGTGGAGATGCCGGAAGATGACACCAGCGAACCGCTTGGCAGCCATATCTCCCCGCAGGAGGTGATGGTGGAGGCGCTGGCGCTGGCACTGCCGCAATACCCCCGCAAAGACGGCGCCGAACTGGGAGAATCGGTGCATGCCGAACCCGGTGTGGCCCCGATGCGCGATGAGGACACCAAGCCCTTTGCCGGGCTGGCGGCTCTGCGCGATCAGCTTGACGGCGGCGGCGAAGACTGA
- the ihfA gene encoding integration host factor subunit alpha, which yields MGEKTLTRMDLSEAVFREVGLSRNESAQLVESLLQHMSDALVRGEQVKISSFGTFSVRDKSARVGRNPKTGEEVPIQPRRVLTFRPSHLMKDRVADGNRK from the coding sequence ATGGGCGAAAAAACACTAACACGAATGGATTTGAGTGAAGCGGTCTTCCGCGAAGTCGGCCTGTCGCGCAACGAAAGCGCGCAGCTGGTGGAAAGCCTGCTTCAGCATATGTCTGACGCCCTGGTCCGTGGGGAACAGGTCAAAATTTCTTCCTTCGGGACCTTCAGCGTGCGCGATAAATCCGCCCGCGTGGGGCGCAACCCGAAGACTGGCGAAGAGGTGCCCATTCAGCCTCGCCGGGTTTTGACCTTTCGACCATCGCATTTGATGAAGGACCGGGTGGCAGACGGGAACCGTAAATAA
- a CDS encoding beta-ketoacyl-ACP synthase III, producing the protein MTRRAVIVGTGHYLPERVVENAEFEATLDTTDEWIRSRSGIERRHFAAEGETTSMMATKAAQNALTDAGLTAEDIDAIVVATSTADLTFPSAATMVQAQLGMTRGFAFDVQAVCAGFVYALSNANALVASGQAEKVLVIGAETFSRIMDWTDRSTCVLFGDGAGALVLEAQDGAGSSDDRGILATDLNSDGRYKDLLYVDGGVSTQNTGHLRMQGNQVFRHAVEKLASTAHTALERAGLGADDVDWIVPHQANIRIIQGTAKKMGLPMEKVVVTVQDHGNTSAASIPLALSVGKARGQIKQGDLVVTEAIGGGLAWGSVVLRW; encoded by the coding sequence ATGACGCGACGCGCAGTAATTGTCGGGACCGGGCATTATCTCCCTGAACGCGTGGTCGAAAACGCGGAATTCGAAGCCACGCTAGACACCACCGACGAATGGATTCGCAGCCGCTCCGGGATTGAGCGCCGCCATTTCGCTGCCGAGGGGGAAACCACCTCGATGATGGCCACCAAGGCCGCGCAAAATGCGCTCACCGATGCGGGGCTGACGGCCGAAGATATCGACGCCATCGTCGTGGCCACCTCTACCGCCGATCTGACCTTCCCCTCTGCTGCCACCATGGTGCAGGCGCAGCTGGGTATGACGCGCGGCTTTGCCTTTGACGTGCAGGCGGTCTGTGCCGGGTTCGTTTACGCGCTGAGCAACGCCAATGCGCTGGTTGCCTCCGGTCAGGCCGAAAAGGTGCTGGTGATCGGGGCGGAGACCTTTAGCAGGATCATGGACTGGACCGACCGCTCCACCTGCGTTCTGTTTGGTGATGGCGCCGGCGCGCTGGTGCTGGAGGCGCAGGACGGCGCCGGCAGCAGCGATGATCGCGGCATTCTGGCAACCGATCTCAATTCCGACGGGCGCTACAAAGATCTGCTTTATGTGGATGGCGGTGTATCGACCCAGAACACCGGTCATCTGCGCATGCAGGGCAATCAGGTGTTCCGCCACGCAGTTGAGAAACTGGCCTCCACCGCCCATACCGCGCTGGAGCGTGCCGGCCTTGGCGCGGATGACGTGGATTGGATCGTGCCGCATCAGGCCAACATCCGCATCATTCAGGGCACCGCCAAGAAGATGGGCCTGCCGATGGAGAAGGTTGTCGTGACCGTACAGGACCACGGCAATACCTCCGCCGCGTCGATCCCGCTGGCGCTTTCCGTGGGCAAGGCACGGGGTCAGATCAAACAGGGCGATCTGGTGGTCACCGAGGCGATTGGCGGCGGTTTGGCCTGGGGATCGGTGGTGCTGCGCTGGTAA
- a CDS encoding outer membrane protein assembly factor BamE, which yields MTSKRMRSLKAATRVTVLLVAGLAVSGCAMYRKHGYVPSEELLSEVVVGVDTKDSVAETVGVPAAEGVLTDGGYYYVSTLMRRRGPSATKPVSRELVAINFNDQGVVTGIERYGLEQGRVIPLQRRVTSSNVQDKTFLRQLLGSLGNFGPGGLIE from the coding sequence ATGACATCCAAACGCATGAGGTCGCTGAAAGCGGCGACAAGGGTCACGGTTCTCTTGGTTGCGGGGCTCGCGGTCAGTGGCTGCGCGATGTATCGCAAACATGGATATGTCCCCAGCGAGGAGCTGCTCTCCGAGGTGGTCGTGGGCGTTGATACCAAGGACAGCGTGGCCGAAACCGTCGGTGTGCCTGCAGCAGAGGGCGTGCTGACCGATGGCGGGTATTACTACGTCTCCACCCTGATGCGCCGCCGCGGCCCGTCAGCGACAAAGCCGGTCTCGCGCGAATTGGTGGCGATCAACTTCAACGATCAGGGCGTGGTCACCGGGATCGAACGCTACGGTCTGGAACAGGGCCGGGTGATTCCCCTGCAACGCCGCGTGACCAGCTCCAACGTGCAGGACAAGACATTCCTGCGCCAGCTTCTGGGCAGCCTCGGCAACTTTGGCCCCGGTGGTCTGATCGAATGA